DNA sequence from the Rhinoraja longicauda isolate Sanriku21f unplaced genomic scaffold, sRhiLon1.1 Scf002602, whole genome shotgun sequence genome:
gggagagaaaatgggggggaaatgagaatggggaccggggagtgggactccgcccaaggggagggtgtggggagagtaagagtggggctggggaggataaaatggggggtgtggggacggacccaacgggcccgctttgaacgggcacacttgttctagtatatatatatatatatatatatatatatatatatatgtgtgtgtgtgtgtgtgtgtgtgtgtgtgtgtgtgtatgtgtgtgtgtgtgtataaatatatatatatatatacacacgcacacatacatagatATATGTACACTCACATacaaacatgcacacagacaccccccacacacacacacacacataccaggTCTCACTTAAACATATATAATTATGATAGGAATCGATGGGATAGAAAGTCAGCAAATATTCGACCTTGGAAAGGACATGAGTACCTGAGATGAGAggctcaaagtttaaaggaggtacgTGGGGAAGTTTTTttggagagagtggtgggtgcctgtaggCATTGCCATCGATTCTGGTGGCCAGATCTGTAAGTATGGCGTGCAAgaggctttagataggcacattgatatacATGGGCAATTCATCATTACATTGCTGCAGGAAACAGAGAATGCATGTCGACTAAGAAATGGAAGTTCGTATTTAtaatttgtatttttttctttaatttaATAATAACATATCTAGTTGATAGAATATCCGACGGTGTTGGCAGTTGTTACGCAATTCCAGAATTGGCAGTTGTAAAGGCGACCTGGCCAACATTGTTTGTTTTAATCACCAAATACTAATCCCAATTGATTTGCCTTGATTAGTCGTCACATGATTTCTCTGGAGAATCAGCTGCTAACTTTAAAAGCAAACGACCTATCAGACCACTGACAGGAAGCGTCGATTATCTCTAGGCATGAAACCCCCGGTTCTCAACCAGGTAGAAAacattttctaccctatccttCTCGTTATTGGTGTTCCCGGTAAGCCGCTTATTTTTCTCTGCCGATGTTTCGCTGTCTAGACTTTACTGTTAAAAATACGTATGCTCTTATTTATTGCTTGATTAAATAATCCAACTATTCACACCGAAGATCTAAACGACTCAATCGAATCCATTGTCAGTGGATGCAGTgccatttagacatgtacgtggataggTAGGGATCGGAGCGAAGTGGCGAATTTCGAACGCGGcaaattcggtccatcaagtcagtGTCGCGGGCAGTTGCAATCTGATTCACCGGCTGATTTTCTTTAGACATGCTTTACCCAATTTTCCAAAAGCTTATGCCAGAAGCCGATTCCCTAGCAACAACGCATATTGACATGTAATGGACAAGTTATCGACCAGCCAGCAGTATTTCGCTGGTAGAAGAACACTGGAGTACCGGGCATAGGTCGTACAGGTTCCgcatcacagcgccaaagaccgcgtttgatcctgacctcgggcgtttCATGGGTGGAATTGATACATTCTCCTTGGGCCAACGTTGACTCATTGGTCAATTCTAGTTTCTTCCGCATCCCAATGATCGGGGAGCTCTAGATTTTCCCGTAAAGCGTGATACTTTGTGGCGAACTGGATTCTGTAATTTGCTTCTAGTCAGCTGGGAGTGGATGCAATTGCTGGATCAAGTAAAACCTGTTTGAGCGACAGGCCGCGGCGCGCCGGGTGACTGTTACCACACTGGCTCAATCAACCAGTCACGGAGGCATACCAACGTGAATATAGGAggctgtgcaaactccacacaaacaactcCAGTGACCAGTATTCAACCTGGGTCGCTGCAGCTGTCAGGAAGCAGCGCCACTACTGTACATTTGCCTTGAGGGGAACAGCTGATAAAAATCTAACGCTTTGTAACGTAAATGGGGTAGAAAGTGAATCTGGAATTTGTTATTTGAATGCTATATTTGCGTTCACACGGGCATCGCGAAATGAATCTGTGATTGATACCGAGGAATATAAGCCTGGCCATTCCTCTTACCGTAGAGATGTGTGCAAAACATCTCGATGCACCACACATCTATATTCAATATATGTGAAATGGGCGATCATCAAAGGCACCACGGTTTAATGTTGACCCAGCGGTCCGCCGAGAGGTGTAAAGTTTAAACATAAGGTATGGTACCGGGCTGCGATAAGTAAATTACCCGATATTCCTGACACTTCACATTCCTCTGTAGTCAAGCAAATGGAATCACATGTCATTTGAATCGACTACACCCATCAGACTTCTAAAAAATCGTCCTTCAGTAAGATGTGAGTTTGGAAGTCCAGTTATGTTATTCGACGCAGGATTTTGTTCATTATTAGTTTGCGAAGTGCATCGATAGGATTTACTTTACGGAACAAAAAGTGAAGTTCTCTTGGAACAATGAATGTTAGTGAATTTAATTTTGTGTGTCTACAGCTAACGTGTTGGCAATCGTCATCCTCTCCCGgagaaagtgtggtctctccaaatgtatcacccTCTATCTGATATCCATggccgtagctgatttaattGTACTGATATTCGAGGTAATTCTCTCTGAAATTTCTGATGGCTATTTTCCATTTTCATTCCTCAACTTATCTCACATTTGTAAGCTACGCATTTTCTTTAATTGTGTTTCCATTGATTGGTCTGTCTGGTTAACCGTGACTTTCACTTTCGATCGATTTGTCACTATTTGTAACCAGAATTTAcgagcaaaatattgcactgagaaaactgcGGCTGTGGTGATAGGAGTGACGTGTTCCTTAAGTATTATTCAAAATATTCCAGTGTATCTTTTCCTCATACCTCTATACAATATTGACAACGTGGCGTGGTACTGTTGGATAACATCAGACGTCTACACCACACCAATATGGGTAGCACTTTCGATGATCGAAACGATTTTAACCCCAGTTGTACCAATGTTACTGATTATTCTCCTCAACGCGCTGACAATCAAGCACATTATGCACGCCAATAGAGTGAGGAGCGGTCTCCGACGGAACAAAAAGGCCGAGAGCGGCGCagatcaagaggtggagaaccGAAGGAAGTCCATCGTTCTATTGTTGGCCATATCCGGTAACTTTGTACTACTTTGGATGGTGACCTTCGTGTGTTTCATGAGTGTATATTTCTTAGACGTTCATCTTTTAGGTTCAGATAACAACGACCCATTTACAATTGCAGAACagtccggatatatgctgagagctctgagtgcttgcaccaacacgtttatttatggggtgtcccagAACAAATTCAGGGAAGAATTAAAACATGTGATTAAAAGCCCATTCGTTTTCTTTTGCAATTCAATAAAGTCTATTTAATATCACGGTGAAACAGCAAGTTCTTTACAAAATTACGTTTACTTCTAcattgtgttattgcattttcttTTCTGAGGTGCGGTTGGAAACAAGCAGTCAATGCCGACCGTCAGAGTATTCCTTCAATCACTTTCCCCAACGCACGCCCATTCAATGtacggcggacaggtcggtgggctCCAATACCAACGATGAGACTCGATCGGTGAGACCGACATCGGGCAGAGCATAGTAattggtgactccattgtccgaggtgcggacaggagattctgtggtggcaggcgagacTCAAGGATGGTCTGATGCCTCGCtgatgccagggttcaagatgtcacggaccgacttcaggacatcctcgagagggaaggtgaacagccagaagtagttgtgcacgtgtcCACCAACGACGTcggtaggaagaggaaggagggtttgcaacgtgagtttatagagttaggaagaagagtgAAAAGCAGGACGTGCTGGTGAAGGCTGGTGAAGgctggaacagggagataggggataatCGCAGGGATTTTGATTTATAGACCATTGCGATGTCTTCCGGGGTAGGGGTGACCAGTACAAGagggacaggttacaccttaactggagggggaccaacgttctggcaggcaggtgtgCTCGTACTACACgtttgggtttaaactaaatagtgcgggggggggggggggggaggggttgacaaactgggaatataaagatggagttaaacgggaagtgattacaggaaaagttgcaaaagactcccgaattaatggtaaggaaagttcgagaagggataagaaagtaaggtcagggccagtaGTGACCGGTATGAgatgggaggtgaataccgaaggtaACGTTTTGTGTTTGAATGTGCGAGGTATAAAAAATAAAGAGGATGATCTTGagactcagttagatattggcaagtatgatgttgtgggaatcactgagacatggctacaagaggaccagggctgggagctgaatattcaggggtacacaacgtacagaaaaaacaggcaggtggggagagggggtgggggtccctctgttggtaaggaatgatattcagtccctagcaagggacatagaatcaggagatgtagaatcagtatggacagaactgaggaattgtaatggAAAAAGACCATAATGGGCGTTATCTAGTGGCCCCCAAACAATAGTCTGGATATTGGGTGTAAGTTTAATCAagaattaaaattggcatgtcgcaaagctaATGGTACAGTGGCTATGGGAGAttccaacatgcaggtagactgggaaaatcagcttggtaatgaagCTCAAGTAAGGGATTTTGTGGAGTGCctgcgagatggattcttagagcagcttagaCAATagccaagagacaataggtgcaggagtaggccacgactgatctttcacaatcagttccagccttctccccataccacctgactccgctatctttacgagctctatctagctctctctctcttgaaagcatccagagaattggcctccactgccttctgagacagagagatCCACAgattacaacactctgactgaaaatgtttttcctcatctccgttctaaatggcctaccacttattcttaaattgtggtccctgtttctggactcccccaaaattgggaacatgtttcctgcctcaaacgtgtccaatcccttaataaacttatgtttgaataagatcccctctcatacgtctaaattccagtgtatacaagcatagtcgctccagtctttcaccatacgaacgtcccgccattccggtaattaacgtTGTgatcctgcgctgcacgccctcaatagcaaaaatagccttcctcaaatttcgagaccagaactgcgcacagtactccaggtgcggtctcgctagggccctgcacaaatgcagaaggacctctttgctcctatactcaactcctcttgtcatgaaggccaacattccattggctttcttcactgcctgctgcatgcttccattcagtgaGTGATGCActgagacacccagatctcgttgtccgtccccttttcctaacttgacaccattcagataataatctgccttcctattcttattcctatattcctattcttaccaccaaagtggataacctcacacgtatccacattaaactgcatctgccatgcatccgcccactcacacaacctttccaagtcaccctgcaacctcatagcatcttcctcacagttcacactgccacccagctttgtgtcatctgcaaatttggtaatattactttgaatcccttcatccaagtcattaatgtatattgtaaaagctgcagtcccagtaccgagccttgcggtaccccactagttactgcctgccattctgaaagggacccatttatccccacgctttgctttttgtctgccaaccaattttctatccatgtcagtactctacccccaatacaacgTGCTATAATTTGTCCTACTAacctccaatgtgggaccttgtcgaaggctttttgaaagtcaaggtacactacatccaccggctctcccctgtccattttcctagttacatactccaaaaattccagaagattagtaaatccatgctgactcgaaacgaccctgttactgctatccaaatgctccgcaatttcgttttttataattcaatccaacatcttccccacctccgatgtataactggtctataatttcgtgttttctctctctctcctttcttaaaaagtgggataacattagctaccctccaatccacaggaactgaacctgaatctatagaacgtaggaaaaagatcaccaatgcgtccatgatttttag
Encoded proteins:
- the LOC144591874 gene encoding uncharacterized protein LOC144591874, giving the protein MAVADLIVLIFEVILSEISDGYFPFSFLNLSHICKLRIFFNCVSIDWSVWLTVTFTFDRFVTICNQNLRAKYCTEKTAAVVIGVTCSLSIIQNIPVYLFLIPLYNIDNVAWYCWITSDVYTTPIWVALSMIETILTPVVPMLLIILLNALTIKHIMHANRVRSGLRRNKKAESGADQEVENRRKSIVLLLAISGNFVLLWMVTFVCFMSVYFLDVHLLGSDNNDPFTIAEQSGYMLRALSACTNTFIYGVSQNKFREELKHVIKSPFVFFCNSIKSI